One window of the Triticum dicoccoides isolate Atlit2015 ecotype Zavitan chromosome 3B, WEW_v2.0, whole genome shotgun sequence genome contains the following:
- the LOC119280181 gene encoding protein RETICULATA-RELATED 4, chloroplastic-like, with the protein MPSSSHNPSSRLALLRSLPLRLRLAIPRPRLPTLPLALPSSTGGNNNDDDNNGGGGGDDEAGDGGGGEWGGHRGEALFVLAQAGRKLSSLPADLAAAVDGGRVTGDIVRRFAEMDRSPLLRWLLRFRGFRERLLADDLFLAKLAMEMGVGMIAKTAAEYEKRRENFVKEIDIVIADVVMAIVADFMLVYLPAPTVSLQPPLARNAGLITSFFHNCPDNAFQIALAGRSFSLLQRLGAIVKNGAKLFAVGTGASLVGTGVTNALIKARKAVDKDLDDEVDDIPVVSTSIAYGIYMAVSSNLRYQILSGVIEQRMLEPVLHNHKLLLSALCFAVRTGNTFLGSLLWVDYARMVGVQKAEEI; encoded by the exons atgccttcatcaag CCACAATCCCTCCTCCCGCCTCGCCCTCCTCCGCTCCCTCCCGCTCCGCCTCCGCCTCGCCATTCCCCGCCCCCGCCTCCCCACCCTCCCCctcgccctcccctcctccaccggcggcaacaacaacgacgacgacaacaacggcggcggcggcggggacgacgaagcaggggacggcggcggcggcgagtgggGCGGGCACCGGGGGGAGGCGCTGTTCGTGCTGGCGCAGGCGGGGCGGAAGCTCTCCAGCCTCCCCGCCGACCTCGCCGCGGCCGTCGACGGCGGCCGCGTCACGGGCGACATCGTGCGGCGCTTCGCGGAGATGGACCGCTCGCCGCTGCTCCGCTGGCTGCTGCGCTTCCGGGGGTTCAGGGAgcgcctcctcgccgacgacctCTTCCTCGCCAAGCTCGCCATGGAGATGGGCGTCGGCATGATCGCCAAG ACCGCTGCCGAGTACGAGAAGAGACGGGAGAACTTCGTCAAGGAGATTGACATCGTCATCGCTGATGTG GTCATGGCAATAGTTGCAGATTTCATGCTTGTCTATCTTCCAGCACCAACTGTGTCTTTGCAGCCACCACTTGCGAGAAATGCTGGACTTATTACTAGTTTTTTCCACAATTGCCCAGATAATGCTTTCCAA ATTGCTTTGGCTGGAAGATCATTCTCGCTTCTGCAGAGGCTAGGAGCTATTGTG AAAAATGGTGCGAAGCTTTTCGCTGTTGGAACTGGTGCTTCTCTG GTTGGTACTGGTGTCACCAATGCACTGATCAAAGCAAGGAAGGCTGTTGACAAGGACCTCGACGACGAAGTTGACGATATTCCAGTGGTGTCAACTAGTATTGcctatggtatatatatggcagtttctagtaATCTCAG GTACCAGATTTTGTCTGGTGTAATCGAGCAGAGGATGCTGGAGCCCGTATTGCATAACCACAAGCTGCTGCTGAGCGCACTCTGCTTCGCTGTTAGGACAGGGAACACATTCTTGGGTTCTTTACT ATGGGTGGACTATGCCAGGATGGTGGGTGTTCAAAAGGCCGAGGAGATCTAA